One Brassica napus cultivar Da-Ae chromosome A5, Da-Ae, whole genome shotgun sequence DNA window includes the following coding sequences:
- the LOC125609168 gene encoding probable arabinosyltransferase ARAD1: MKKSVSPVSCFRLPEMVERPNTRYHRMFVTRISMIFLLISILSVLSWFLILSSTNPNRVLDHISVSGPTDSPLIIIKNSEKSPQQNDAELPNPKNSRGAKTEEVVQTLSCSQKVSPPSPRPLKVYMYDMSPEFHFGLLGWKPERNGVVWPDVRVNVPHHPGGLNLQHSVEYWLTLDLLFSELPEDSRTSRAAIRVKNYTEADVVFVPFFSSLSYNRFSKVTQKQKLSRDRELQDKLVKFVTAQKEWKISGGKDHVIMAHHPNSMSTARHKLYPAMFVVADFGRYSPRVANVDKDIVAPYKHLVPSYANDTSGFASRKVLLYFQGAIYRKAGGFVRQELYYLLKEEKDVHFSFGSVQNHGISKAGVGMRSSKFCLNIAGDTPSSNRLFDAIASHCIPVIISDDIELPYEDVLNYNEFCIFVRASDALKKGFLLGLVRSIGREEWNKMWRRLKEVERYFDLRFPAKDDDGDYGVQMIWKAVARKAPLVKMKVHRFQRFTRPFLI, from the exons ATGAAGAAGTCTGTGTCTCCAGTCTCTTGTTTTAGATTACCAGAGATGGTTGAGAGACCAAACACACGGTATCACCGAATGTTCGTCACCAGAATATCGATGATCTTCTTGTTGATATCGATCCTCTCCGTCCTCTCTTGGTTCTTGATCCTTTCTTCCACAAACCCCAACCGAGTTCTTGATCACATCTCAGTCTCAGGACCTACTGATTCCCCTCTCATAATCATCAAGAACTCAGAGAAGTCTCCCCAACAAAACGACGCCGAATTGCCAAATCCTAAAAACAGTAGAGGAGCAAAAACAGAGGAAGTTGTACAAACCCTCTCATGCAGCCAGAAGGTTTCTCCTCCTTCTCCAAGGCCAttgaaagtctacatgtatgATATGAGTCCAGAGTTTCACTTTGGGTTATTAGGTTGGAAGCCTGAGAGAAACGGCGTCGTTTGGCCTGACGTTAGAGTCAATGTTCCTCACCATCCTGGTGGGCTTAACTTGCAGCACAGTGTTGAGTATTGGCTGACATTAGATCTTCTATTCTCCGAGCTTCCAGAAGACTCTAGAACCTCTCGTGCTGCGATACGTGTAAAGAACTATACCGAAGCTGATGTAGTCTTCGTGCCATTCTTCTCCTCATTGAGCTACAACAGATTCTCTAAGGTTACCCAAAAGCAGAAGCTGAGCCGAGACAGAGAACTACAG GACAAGTTGGTGAAGTTCGTGACGGCACAAAAGGAGTGGAAGATCTCAGGAGGGAAGGATCATGTAATAATGGCGCACCATCCTAATAGCATGTCCACGGCGAGACATAAGCTATATCCAGCTATGTTTGTGGTCGCTGACTTCGGTAGATACTCGCCACGTGTGGCTAATGTTGATAAAGACATCGTAGCTCCATACAAACACCTTGTCCCATCGTACGCTAATGACACGTCAGGCTTTGCTTCACGTAAGGTCTTACTCTACTTCCAAGGAGCCATCTACCGTAAAGCT GGTGGATTCGTGAGACAAGAGTTATATTACCTtctgaaagaagaaaaagacgtTCACTTCTCCTTTGGAAGTGTACAAAACCACGGCATAAGCAAAGCGGGAGTAGGAATGAGATCATCTAAGTTCTGTCTCAACATCGCCGGAGATACTCCGTCTTCTAACCGTCTCTTTGACGCCATAGCTAGTCATTGTATTCCGGTTATCATCAGCGATGACATTGAGTTACCTTACGAGGATGTTCTCAACTACAACGAGTTCTGCATCTTTGTCCGAGCATCAGATGCTTTGAAGAAAGGGTTTTTGTTGGGTCTTGTGAGGAGTATTGGGAGAGAAGAGTGGAACAAGATGTGGCGGAGGTTGAAGGAGGTTGAGAGATACTTTGATTTGCGTTTTCCGGCTAAGGATGATGATGGAGATTATGGAGTTCAGATGATTTGGAAAGCTGTGGCGAGGAAAGCTCCATTGGTGAAGATGAAGGTTCATAGGTTCCAGAGGTTTACAAGGCCTTTTTTGATTTGA
- the LOC106416537 gene encoding protein DETOXIFICATION 24, which yields MSTQGEMEERLLRVGSDAKDRQSNSIESLYLRAKVWSEVSKMWRIALPSSLFRMTSFGSIIVAQAFIGHSSKLGLAAYALLQSTFIRFLYGLMGGMSSATETLCGQAYGAEQYHTMGIYLQRSWIVDIAVTTLFLPFIIFAGPILRLLGQNVAITRTVDEIYPWMIPYVYSLIFTMTMQMYLQAQMKNAIVGVLSTLSLALDILVTWWCVRFMGMGIGGALLGLNVSSWSLVLAEFVYVFGGWCPFTWTGFSTAAFADLVPMLKLSISSGFMICLEYWYLSILVLMAGYTKDANTAISAFSICQYIYTWELNICLGFLGAACVRVANELGKGDAAAVRFSIRVILTVSTIMGVIFSVLCLAFSGQISYLFTNSKEVSKAVDDLSMILAVSILLNSIQPILSGVAVGAGMQSIVAVVNLVSYYGVGIPLGLILTCVFHLGVKGLWSGMLAGIAIQTAILCYIIYKTDWELEVKKTSERMKAWSLKPSHEESNPKIVDERK from the exons ATGAGCACTCAAGGAGAAATGGAGGAGAGGCTACTACGTGTAGGATCAGATGCTAAGGATCGCCAAAGCAACAGTATAGAGAGTCTCTATCTGAGAGCAAAGGTTTGGAGCGAAGTAAGCAAAATGTGGAGAATAGCATTACCTTCCTCTTTGTTCCGCATGACTTCCTTTGGTAGTATCATTGTGGCTCAAGCCTTCATCGGTCACTCCTCTAAGTTGGGTCTAGCTGCTTACGCTCTACTTCAAAGCACATTCATCCGCTTTCTCTACGGTTTAATG GGCGGTATGTCAAGTGCAACGGAGACCTTATGCGGGCAAGCATACGGTGCAGAACAGTACCACACGATGGGGATATATCTACAACGTTCATGGATTGTTGACATAGCCGTGACCACTTTGTTCCTACCGTTTATTATATTCGCTGGTCCGATTCTCCGTCTATTAGGCCAGAATGTTGCGATCACTAGGACCGTTGATGAGATATACCCTTGGATGATCCCTTATGTCTACAGCTTGATCTTTACCATGACTATGCAAATGTATCTCCAAGCACAAATGAAGAACGCTATTGTAGGCGTTCTCTCGACCTTGTCATTGGCTCTTGACATCCTGGTCACGTGGTGGTGCGTGCGTTTTATGGGGATGGGGATTGGTGGTGCGCTCCTCGGGCTTAATGTGAGCTCGTGGTCTTTGGTGTTAGCTGAGTTTGTGTACGTTTTTGGTGGGTGGTGTCCGTTCACTTGGACTGGATTTAGCACTGCGGCTTTTGCTGACCTGGTTCCTATGCTCAAGCTCTCCATTTCTTCAGGCTTCATGATCTG CTTAGAGTATTGGTACCTGAGCATCCTTGTCTTAATGGCTGGTTATACAAAAGATGCTAATACAGCAATCTCTGCTTTCTCAATATG CCAATACATATATACATGGGAACTCAACATATGCCTAGGCTTCTTGGGTGCGGCATG CGTCCGAGTGGCTAATGAGTTGGGGAAAGGAGACGCAGCTGCAGTGAGATTCTCTATCAGAGTGATACTCACAGTATCAACAATAATGGGAGTGATATTCTCTGTTCTATGTTTAGCGTTTAGCGGTCAGATATCGTATTTATTTACTAATAGCAAAGAAGTTTCGAAAGCAGTGGATGATCTATCGATGATCCTTGCTGTATCAATCTTGCTCAACAGCATTCAACCTATACTCTCAG gtgtGGCAGTAGGAGCAGGGATGCAGAGTATAGTGGCAGTTGTGAACTTAGTTTCATATTATGGAGTTGGTATTCCTTTAGGTCTCATCCTTACTTGTGTTTTCCATCTCGGTGTTAAG GGACTATGGTCTGGAATGTTGGCTGGTATTGCGATCCAAACAGCGATATTGTGTTATATCATTTACAAAACTGACTGGGAGTTAGAG gttAAAAAGACAAGCGAACGTATGAAAGCGTGGAGCCTGAAGCCATCTCATGAAGAGTCGAATCCTAAAATAGTTGATGAGAGGAAGTGA
- the LOC106416538 gene encoding ELMO domain-containing protein A isoform X1, translated as MGLIRFCVLVYKMASATLRRRLHHGDVDGRKYERYDAADSETLSEPLLRSSSDSKDAYNEELTLEDIWEEERKRQQVHWTLIFSQLIAQWAQWIAKVVFGSGSLFGKFLSLSHIGSGGRHLPPPLSMLQEERLRNIKRRIEIPFDGSRMEHQDALRQLWRLSYPQRELPPLKSELWKEMGWQGTDPSTDFRGGGYISLENLIFFAKTYPEAFHRLLHKQDGTRAEWEYPFAVAGINISFMLAQMLDLQSGKPSTIAGIKFLEFLEEDEMAFDDLYCVAFQMMDAQWLAKRASYMEFNDVLKSTRAQLEHELPLEDVSSIKDLLAFKLLSK; from the exons ATG GGGCTTATTCGCTTCTGTGTGTTGGTTTACAAGATGGCATCTGCGACTCTTAGGAGACGGCTTCATCACGGGGATGTAGATGGGAGAAAGTACGAACGTTATGATGCAGCAGACTCCGAAACTTTAAGCGAGCCCTTGTTGAGAAGTAGTAGCGATAGTAAAGATGCGTACAATGAG GAGCTTACTCTGGAGGATATCTGGGAAGAAGAACGGAAGAGACAGCAAGTTCACTGGACATTAATCTTTTCTCAGTTGATTGCACAATGGGCTCAGTGGATAG CCAAAGTTGTCTTTGGATCTGGATCGCTCTTTGGGAAGTTCCTTTCTCTGTCTCACATAGGTTCTGGTGGAAGGCATTTGCCACCTCCTCTTAGTATGTTGCAG GAAGAAAGGCTGAGAAACATTAAGAGAAGAATAGAAATACCGTTTGATGGATCTCGAATGGAGCACCAA GATGCACTTAGACAACTATGGAGGTTATCATATCCACAAAGGGAGCTACCACCTCTTAAATCTGAACTCTGGAAGGAGATGGGATGGCAAGGAACAGACCCTTCAACAGATTTTCG AGGTGGAGGGTATATATCATTGGAGAATCTAATCTTCTTTGCAAAGACCTATCCG GAAGCATTCCATAGACTGTTACATAAACAAGATGGAACAAGAGCCGAATGGGAATATCCTTTCGCAGTCGCTGGCATCAATATCTCATTCATGCTGGCACAAATGTTAGATCTCCAATCAG GTAAACCATCAACGATAGCTGGGATAAAGTTCTTGGAGTTTCTGGAGGAAGACGAAATGGCGTTTGATGATCTTTACTGTGTAGCTTTCCAAATGATGGATGCACAATGGCTTGCCAAACGAGCTTCTTACATGGAATTCAAT GACGTTCTGAAATCAACGAGAGCACAGTTGGAGCATGAGCTGCCCCTGGAGGATGTTTCCAGCATTAAAGATTTGCTTGCTTTCAAACTATTgtccaaataa
- the LOC106416538 gene encoding ELMO domain-containing protein A isoform X2, which produces MASATLRRRLHHGDVDGRKYERYDAADSETLSEPLLRSSSDSKDAYNEELTLEDIWEEERKRQQVHWTLIFSQLIAQWAQWIAKVVFGSGSLFGKFLSLSHIGSGGRHLPPPLSMLQEERLRNIKRRIEIPFDGSRMEHQDALRQLWRLSYPQRELPPLKSELWKEMGWQGTDPSTDFRGGGYISLENLIFFAKTYPEAFHRLLHKQDGTRAEWEYPFAVAGINISFMLAQMLDLQSGKPSTIAGIKFLEFLEEDEMAFDDLYCVAFQMMDAQWLAKRASYMEFNDVLKSTRAQLEHELPLEDVSSIKDLLAFKLLSK; this is translated from the exons ATGGCATCTGCGACTCTTAGGAGACGGCTTCATCACGGGGATGTAGATGGGAGAAAGTACGAACGTTATGATGCAGCAGACTCCGAAACTTTAAGCGAGCCCTTGTTGAGAAGTAGTAGCGATAGTAAAGATGCGTACAATGAG GAGCTTACTCTGGAGGATATCTGGGAAGAAGAACGGAAGAGACAGCAAGTTCACTGGACATTAATCTTTTCTCAGTTGATTGCACAATGGGCTCAGTGGATAG CCAAAGTTGTCTTTGGATCTGGATCGCTCTTTGGGAAGTTCCTTTCTCTGTCTCACATAGGTTCTGGTGGAAGGCATTTGCCACCTCCTCTTAGTATGTTGCAG GAAGAAAGGCTGAGAAACATTAAGAGAAGAATAGAAATACCGTTTGATGGATCTCGAATGGAGCACCAA GATGCACTTAGACAACTATGGAGGTTATCATATCCACAAAGGGAGCTACCACCTCTTAAATCTGAACTCTGGAAGGAGATGGGATGGCAAGGAACAGACCCTTCAACAGATTTTCG AGGTGGAGGGTATATATCATTGGAGAATCTAATCTTCTTTGCAAAGACCTATCCG GAAGCATTCCATAGACTGTTACATAAACAAGATGGAACAAGAGCCGAATGGGAATATCCTTTCGCAGTCGCTGGCATCAATATCTCATTCATGCTGGCACAAATGTTAGATCTCCAATCAG GTAAACCATCAACGATAGCTGGGATAAAGTTCTTGGAGTTTCTGGAGGAAGACGAAATGGCGTTTGATGATCTTTACTGTGTAGCTTTCCAAATGATGGATGCACAATGGCTTGCCAAACGAGCTTCTTACATGGAATTCAAT GACGTTCTGAAATCAACGAGAGCACAGTTGGAGCATGAGCTGCCCCTGGAGGATGTTTCCAGCATTAAAGATTTGCTTGCTTTCAAACTATTgtccaaataa
- the LOC125609169 gene encoding ribosomal protein S2, mitochondrial-like: MTLHAAVIQKLLNTGSHLGRRAAEHHFKQYAYGTRNGMTIIDSDKTLICLRSAASFVANLARTKGNIFFVNTNPLFDEIVELTSRRIQGDAYNHNRSTNLWKMGGFLTNSYSPKKFRSRHKKLCFGPTTMPDCVVVFDAERKSSVVLEAAKLQIPVVAIVDPNVPLEFFEKITYPVPARDSVKFVYLFCNVITKCFVAEQMKMGITA, from the coding sequence ATGACGCTCCACGCCGCGGTAATCCAGAAGCTCCTAAACACCGGCTCCCACCTCGGCCGCCGCGCGGCCGAGCACCATTTCAAGCAATACGCCTACGGGACCCGCAACGGGATGACCATCATCGACTCCGACAAAACCCTGATCTGCCTCCGCAGCGCCGCGAGCTTCGTCGCCAACCTCGCCCGCACCAAGGGGAACATCTTCTTCGTCAACACGAACCCGCTCTTCGACGAGATCGTCGAGCTCACCTCGCGCCGCATCCAGGGCGACGCGTACAACCACAACCGCTCGACGAACCTCTGGAAGATGGGAGGGTTCCTGACGAACAGCTACAGCCCCAAGAAGTTTCGGTCCAGGCACAAGAAGCTCTGCTTCGGGCCCACGACGATGCCTGATTGCGTTGTGGTGTTTGATGCCGAGAGGAAGAGCTCGGTGGTGTTGGAGGCGGCGAAGCTTCAGATTCCCGTGGTGGCGATTGTTGATCCGAATGTGCCGTTGGAGTTTTTTGAGAAGATTACGTATCCTGTGCCTGCGCGTGACTCGGTGAAGTTTGTGTATTTGTTTTGTAATGTGATTACTAAGTGCTTTGTGGCGGAGCAGATGAAGATGGGGATCACTGCTTGA
- the LOC106416599 gene encoding protein TRI1-like, which translates to MSSVAARVFFRGCRSLLAPASRAAATSSVLSSSRSVSTVAAGGAKKSAAKPKAKPKPKSKPDSLTKKTPRTTGIFKATPVSPALAHFLGTGETTRTDAVKEVWTYVKSHDLQNPADKREIFCDEKLKQIFEGKDKVGFLEVTKLLSTHFVKTA; encoded by the exons ATGTCTTCCGTTGCAGCTAGGGTTTTTTTCAGGGGATGCAGATCGCTTCTAGCTCCTGCATCTCGAGCCGCCGCCACCTCTTCTGTGCTCTCTTCTTCGAGGAGTGTAAGCACTGTCGCAGCTGGAGGCGCCAAGAAGTCGGCGGCGAAACCGAAGGCGAAACCTAAGCCAAAGTCGAAACCAGACTCTCTGACGAAGAAGACGCCGAGGACTACCGGGATCTTCAAGGCGACCCCTGTCTCTCCAGCTCTCGCTCACTTCCTTGGTACCGGTGAAACCACACGTACTGACGccgtcaaagaggtttggacctATGTCAAGTCCCACGATCTTCAG AATCCTGCTGACAAGAGGGAGATCTTCTGCGATGAGAAGCTGAAGCAAATTTTCGAAGGGAAAGACAAAGTCGGGTTTCTGGAGGTCACCAAGCTCTTGTCCACTCACTTTGTGAAGACTGCTTGA
- the LOC106416684 gene encoding pentatricopeptide repeat-containing protein At3g03580 encodes MVVSPASISKALSSSSSSTLKALRRIHALVISLGLERSDFFSGKLIDKYSHLKDPRSSLSVFKRVSPAENVYLWNSIIRALSRNGLFSEALEFYGKLREAKVSPDRYTFPPVVKACAGVFDKEMGDSVYNQIIELGFESDLYVGNAVVDMYSRMGFLCRARQVFDEMPVRDLVSWNSLISGFSSHGYYKEAVELYRELRRSSWIVPDSFTVTSVLYAFGNLLAVKEGEELHCFVVKSGVSSVTVVNNGLLSMYLKLRRVTDARRVFDEMVVRDSVSYNTIICGCFNLEMYEESVRLFLENLEQFKADILTASSILRACGHLRDLSLAKYVHEYMMRGGFVVGATVGNILIDVYAKCGDVIAARDVFKGMECKDTVSWNSLISGYIQSGDLLEAVKLFKMMDEQADHVTYLMLLSVSTRLEDLKLGRGLHCNVTKSGFYSDVSVSNALIDMYAKCGEAGDSLRIFDSMETRDTVTWNMVISACVRSGDFATGLQVTTQMRNSGVVPDMATFLVTLPMCASLAGKRLGKEIHCCLLRFGYESELRIGNALIEMYSKCGCLKSSLKVFEHMSRRDVVTWTGLIYAYGMYGEGEKALAAFEDMEKEAGVVPDNVAFIAIIYACSHSGLVEEGLACFEKMKTRYKIEPAMEHYACVVDLLSRSQKISKAEEFIQAMPVKPDASVWASLLRACRTSGDMETAERVSKKIVELNPDDPGYSILASNAYAALRKWDKVSLIRKSLKDKERKKNPGYSWIEVSKKVHLFRAGDVSAPQFEAIHESLEMLYSLMAREGYVPDPREVSQNVEEEEEKRRLVCGHSERLAIAFGLLNTEPGTPLQVMKNLRVCGDCHEVTKLISKIVGREILVRDANRFHLFKDGACSCNDRW; translated from the coding sequence ATGGTAGTGTCACCCGCTTCCATCTCGAAAGctctttcatcatcatcatcctccacCCTCAAAGCCCTCCGCCGAATCCACGCCCTCGTCATCTCTCTAGGCCTCGAACGCTCCGACTTCTTCTCCGGCAAGCTGATCGACAAATACTCCCATCTCAAAGATCCCCGCTCCTCCCTCTCCGTCTTCAAACGAGTCTCTCCCGCGGAGAATGTCTACCTCTGGAACTCGATCATCAGAGCGCTTTCTCGCAACGGCTTATTCTCGGAAGCCCTCGAGTTCTACGGGAAGCTACGCGAGGCCAAGGTGTCTCCCGATAGGTACACGTTCCCTCCCGTCGTCAAAGCGTGCGCGGGGGTGTTCGATAAGGAGATGGGAGATTCGGTTTATAATCAGATTATAGAATTGGGGTTTGAGTCTGATTTGTACGTGGGGAATGCGGTTGTTGATATGTACTCGAGGATGGGGTTTTTGTGTAGAGCGCGGCAagtgttcgacgaaatgcctGTGAGAGATTTAGTTTCTTGGAACAGTTTGATCTCTGGGTTTAGCTCACATGGTTACTACAAGGAAGCGGTGGAGCTTTATCGTGAGCTGCGAAGAAGCTCTTGGATTGTGCCGGATTCGTTTACTGTGACTAGTGTTCTGTATGCGTTTGGGAATCTGCTGGCTGTCAAAGAAGGAGAGGAGCTTCACTGTTTTGTTGTGAAGTCAGGTGTTAGTTCTGTAACTGTGGTGAACAATGGATTACTCTCAATGTACTTGAAACTAAGGAGAGTAACGGATGCTAGGCGAGTTTTCGATGAGATGGTTGTTAGAGACTCAGTCAGTTACAATACTATCATCTGTGGGTGTTTCAACTTAGAGATGTATGAAGAGTCCGTGCGGTTGTTTTTGGAGAATCTTGAGCAGTTCAAGGCGGATATCTTAACGGCTAGCTCTATTCTCCGTGCCTGTGGACACTTAAGGGACTTAAGCTTAGCAAAGTACGTTCATGAGTACATGATGAGAGGTGGATTTGTGGTTGGAGCTACTGTGGGGAACATCTTGATCGATGTGTATGCAAAGTGCGGTGATGTGATCGCGGCAAGAGATGTGTTCAAGGGGATGGAGTGTAAGGATACTGTTTCATGGAACTCGTTAATCAGTGGGTATATACAAAGCGGAGATCTTTTGGAAGCTGTGAAACTCTTTAAGATGATGGACGAGCAAGCGGATCATGTCACTTACTTGATGCTTTTATCTGTCTCAACTCGTTTAGAAGACTTGAAACTTGGCAGAGGGCTACACTGTAACGTGACAAAGTCTGGTTTTTATTCTGATGTTTCGGTTAGTAATGCTCTGATTGATATGTATGCTAAGTGCGGGGAAGCAGGAGATTCTCTGCGGATATTTGATAGCATGGAAACTAGAGATACAGTAACATGGAACATGGTTATTTCAGCGTGTGTTCGTTCTGGAGACTTCGCAACTGGTTTGCAGGTAACTACACAGATGAGGAACAGCGGTGTGGTGCCTGATATGGCTACTTTCTTAGTTACATTGCCTATGTGTGCTTCACTTGCTGGTAAACGGCTAGGCAAGGAGATCCACTGTTGCCTTTTAAGGTTTGGGTATGAATCAGAGTTGCGTATAGGGAATGCACTGATTGAAATGTACTCAAAATGTGGTTGTTTAAAGAGCTCCTTAAAAGTCTTTGAGCATATGAGTAGAAGAGATGTTGTGACATGGACAGGGTTGATCTACGCATACGGAATGTACGGCGAAGGCGAGAAAGCTCTCGCAGCTTTCGAAGACATGGAAAAAGAAGCCGGTGTTGTTCCGGATAATGTTGCCTTCATTGCCATCATCTACGCTTGCAGCCACTCTGGTTTGGTAGAAGAAGGCTTGGCTTGCTTCGAGAAAATGAAAACTCGGTACAAGATCGAACCGGCGATGGAACACTATGCCTGTGTGGTGGATTTGTTGTCCAGGTCTCAGAAGATTTCGAAAGCAGAGGAGTTTATCCAAGCGATGCCGGTAAAACCTGATGCTAGTGTATGGGCATCTCTGCTAAGAGCTTGTAGAACAAGCGGGGACATGGAGACTGCGGAAAGAGTTTCTAAGAAGATCGTTGAACTGAACCCGGATGATCCAGGCTACTCTATTCTAGCATCAAACGCGTATGCAGCGTTGAGAAAGTGGGACAAAGTGAGCCTAATCCGCAAATCCTTGAAAgacaaagagagaaagaagaacccTGGATATAGCTGGATTGAAGTGAGTAAAAAAGTTCATCTGTTCCGCGCAGGAGATGTTTCAGCTCCTCAGTTCGAAGCCATACACGAGTCGTTGGAGATGCTATACAGTCTGATGGCTAGAGAAGGGTATGTTCCTGATCCACGGGAAGTGTCGCAGAATgtagaagaagaggaagagaagagacgTTTAGTATGTGGTCACAGCGAGAGGCTAGCGATAGCGTTTGGGCTGTTGAACACAGAACCAGGGACTCCACTGCAAGTGATGAAGAACCTTCGTGTCTGTGGTGATTGTCATGAAGTCACGAAGCTGATATCGAAGATCGTAGGGCGTGAGATATTAGTGAGGGATGCTAATCGGTTCCATCTCTTCAAAGACGGAGCCTGTAGCTGCAATGATCGGTGGTGA